AAAAAAAAATCAAATGTCAATAAAAAAATTAATTATTTTTTTCAGGAAAATATTTAATCACTAAATTATTATACTCATCAGTGTTTTTTAAATTTTCTAAAATTTTATTAATTTTTTCAACTTTTTCTAAGCTTCCCTTCTTTAAAGCGATAGATGCACCAGGGTAATTATCTGTAATTTTATCAAGTGTTTTTAGAGTTTTCATAGACTTTAAATATTCGTATCCAGTTTTATCAGCTATAATAACACCATCAATTTTATTGTTTTCCAAATCCATAAGAGCGCCTAAAAATGAGTTGTACGGTCTAACATTAGCACCTAATTTTGTTGCAAATTCCTCTTGAAGAGAACCTAATTGCACACCAACAATCTTATTCTTCAGTTCTTCTTTATTGTTTAAAGAGCTTTTATTATTAACTAAAACAAGATGCTCAGATTTAAAATATAAATATGGATTTGAAAAATCTACTGCTTTTTGTCTTTCTGTTGTTTGAGACATACCAGCGATTATAGCATCAATTTTTCCAGTTTGTAGAGCAGGAATAAGGCCATCAAAAGACATATCTTTCCATACAATTTCATATCCTGCTTTTTGGCCAATAAGTTCCATAAGTTCAACATCAAAACCTGTTAACTTACCATTCTCAAGATATTCGTATGGAACAAACTCAGCATTGGTACCAACATAAAGTTTTTCTGCAAATAAAGATACTGATAAAACGCTTGCCATGATTAAAGTAATAATTTTTTTCATAATAATACCCTCCATTAAAATAAATTTTTGTATAAAAAAAACCGAACTAACTCAAATTAGTTCGGTAAATAAAAGAC
This region of Cetobacterium somerae ATCC BAA-474 genomic DNA includes:
- a CDS encoding transporter substrate-binding domain-containing protein produces the protein MKKIITLIMASVLSVSLFAEKLYVGTNAEFVPYEYLENGKLTGFDVELMELIGQKAGYEIVWKDMSFDGLIPALQTGKIDAIIAGMSQTTERQKAVDFSNPYLYFKSEHLVLVNNKSSLNNKEELKNKIVGVQLGSLQEEFATKLGANVRPYNSFLGALMDLENNKIDGVIIADKTGYEYLKSMKTLKTLDKITDNYPGASIALKKGSLEKVEKINKILENLKNTDEYNNLVIKYFPEKNN